The Sesamum indicum cultivar Zhongzhi No. 13 linkage group LG2, S_indicum_v1.0, whole genome shotgun sequence genome contains a region encoding:
- the LOC105155440 gene encoding uncharacterized protein LOC105155440: MTGSGAGIVLESPEGDKFEYAIKLEYPSSNNEAEYKAFLAGANGQTEVTNRTILQHLKTRLGNAKGAWVDELPSVLWAYRTTLRTPTGVSPFNLTSGTDAVVPAEIGELSWRVRYYSPDSNEQGLRMNLDFVEEAREKAAIRAVVYRTRMAKAYNARVKPRNFQVGDLVMRKAEASGPIDKLDPKWEGPYKVVEVVSAGAYKLQQLDGKSIPRT; this comes from the exons ATGACGGGGAGTGGGGCCGGAATAGTTCTAGAGAGCCCTGAAGGTGACAAATTCGAGTATGCTATAAAGCTGGAATACCCCTCGTCGAACAATGAAGCAGAATACAAGGCATTCTTAGCAGGAG CAAATGGGCAAACGGAAGTCACCAATCGGACGATCCTTCAACATTTAAAGACGCGCCTGGGAAACGCGAAGGGGGCATGGGTGGACGAGCTCCCCAGTGTCTTATGGGCATATCGAACGACATTGAGGACTCCCACGGGAGTATCCCCGTTCAACCTAACTTCCGGGACGGACGCCGTGGTGCCCGCGGAAATAGGGGAACTTAGTTGGCGAGTGAGATATTACAGCCCAGACTCCAACGAGCAAGGATTGAGGATGAACCTAGATTTTGTTGAAGAAGCCAGAGAAAAAGCCGCAATCCGAGCTGTCGTGTACAGAACTAGAATGGCTAAGGCATACAATGCAAGAGTCAAGCCAAGAAACTTTCAAGTAGGAGATCTGGTGATGCGAAAAGCCGAGGCTTCAGGCCCCATTGATAAGCTGGATCCCAAATGGGAAGGCCCCTACAAAGTTGTAGAGGTGGTGAGTGCAGGGGCTTACAAGTTGCAACAGCTCGACGGAAAAAGCATCCCTCGCACGTGA